The DNA sequence TGATATTGGTCCTTATTGGTCGGTACATGATAGGGAAAATCTCCAAGTTTATGATTTTGTACTATGGGGGGTATTAATAGGTTTGCAGTCCAACATCCCCACCTCAGCCAACAAGTCCAACACATACTTCcgttgagataaaaaaataccCTCCTTTGATCCGGCCACTTTAATACCCAAAAATATTTCAGGCCCCCCAAGTTattcatctcaaactcatttGCCGGTTTCCTTCGAAGTTCTGCGATCTCCTCAAGGTTATCCCCGTGATGATCATGTCATTTACACATATAATCACTGCCGTTACTTTGCCATGCTGTCGTTTTAGGAACAATGTATGGTCCAAATTACTTTGAGTGTACCCATACCTTTTCATTGCAGAGCTAAAGCGACCAAACTAAGCCCATGGTGATTGCTTTAACCCGTACAACAACCGCTCAAGTTTACACACCACTTTCGATTGGTCAGCGTACGCATATCCTAGTGGGATTTTCATGTAGATCTCTTCTTCCGGATCTTCGTGTAAGAATGCATTTTTTACATCAAATTGATGTAAAGGCCAGTCCAAATTCGGCGCAAGTGATAACAATACCCGCATAGTGTTCAATTTTGCAACCAGAGAGCATGTTTCCTAGTAGTCCACACCATAGGTTTGGGTATATCCTTTTGTTACCAGACGAGCCTTGTACCTCTCAACGGAACCATCTGCTTTATATTTGATGGTGAAGACCCATTTACATCCTCTTGCCTTCTTTCCCTTCGGTTACTCTATAAGTCTCcaagtctcttttttttttttgttataaagcCCCAGTCTTTTCTTGCATTGCTTGAACCCACTTGGGATCCCTCAACACCTCCCGTACTCTACCCGGAACTCTACTTGCAGAGACATTCGATGCAAATGCCTTCAAAGGTCCCGACAATCGTTCCGTCGAAACATAATTGGTGATCGGATACTTTGACCTTCGTTCTTCTACATCTGGTGAGTACCTATTAGGAGCCTTGCCACGATTATGTCTGTTGGGGAATTTATAACCAACAATCGCATCGGTatcaaaaaacaaattttgtGTGGTAGGAAAACTTACCTTAGGACTATCCCTAGGAGAATTGTCGGGTACTAAAGAGGGGGTATTTTGAAGTGAAGGGGGCTGTTCTTGAGATTGCTTGTGTGTCTCTTGCACCAAATCAACCCGATGATCAGATTCCTTAGTGTACCGTTGTTCATTTTCCCGTGTCTCACAATGATCCGTGGCCACACCATGCTGCAACATATCATCGATCCTCGTGTCACCAGGTGCTAATGCTATTGGGTTATGTTTTTCCAAAGCAAAATTAGCCGCAAAATCATTTTCAACCCCCGCCATTACACCGGTTTCCCACCAATTTATCTTTTCACCGGACGTCTCCCCCTGAAAGGTACAATTTGGTGCGGGGAAAAATAATCCGAACTCGATGAAGGTGACGTCCATTGTGACATGGGTTTTCTTGATAGCCGGATTGTAACAGTGGTATCCCTTTTGATGAGTACCATAACCAATGAAAACATACTTCACTGCACAGGGATCGAGTTTTGTCCATTGGTTCTTGTGGAGATGGACGTACGCCACACACCCAAACATTTTGGGAGGTAATGCCATGATTGAAGGAAGAGAAACATGGAATGTAACCGCTTGAAATGGGGTGCGAAAATTTAACACACGAGAGGGCATTTTGCTCATTAAATATACGATTGTTGCCACGACGGAATCCCAAAAACGAGACGGAACATGACCACTCACGAGAAGTGCTCGTGCCGTCTCGTGGATATGGCGGTTCTTCCTCTCGGCGACACCATTCTGTTGGGGTGTCCCGGAGTAAAATGTTTCATGTATAAGCCCCGTGGTCCTGAAAGTAAGTCGTAAGATGTTGGTTAATATATTCCCCTCCATTGTCACTACGAAGGACTCGAATTTGAGTCCCAAACTGCGTTGCAATCATTTGATGAAACACACGGAATATTCCTGCCACTTCATCTTTATGCTTCATTAAATAAACCCAGGATATCCGAGTACAATCATTCACAAATGTTACAAACCAACGAATGCCGATAGAGCAAGTAAGCGGTGAagctagacatggccacgggccggtttgggcctgGGAAGGGCCCGGCCTCTCACGGGCCGAttacggtttaaaaaaattcggagCCGACATTcagaactgaaaaaaaaaaaaatcaaaagaggaaaagagcCACGGCTCTTTTCCCCCGCCCCCAAAGGCCTAAAATTGGGCCAAACCGGAATTGTCTCTTGAACCAGCTCGGAACCGACAGGTTCGAACCGGAACCAggaccgccccttcaagggccggttccggttcaagcatggccacgaaccggaactgCCATTTCATGAACTAGAGCTGGCGGTTCACCGCCCGTGGCCATGTTAAGGTGAAGTACCCCACACATCCGAATGAACCAAAGAAAACGGCCTGGTGCTCTTATTAAAACTCAAAGGAAAGAGACGATAACTCTTTGCCAAAATACATGTCTCACATTGGAATTCGATATCAGACAAATTATGAAACAAGTCTGGAAGTAAATGCTTTAAATATCCAAAAGATGGGTGTCCTAAACGATGGTGCCATAACCAAATCGCTTTCTCTTTATTAGTAGACCCACTGCTTGTGTGATGTGCTCGGCCCCGCATGAAAGTCGTCAACATAGTATAGCCCCCTTCTTTTAGTACCACGACCAATAATCTCCTTCGTGAGGATATCCTGAAATAAGCAAAAAGACGGATACATAAGAACACAATACTTCAAAGCATTTGTGAGTTGGCCAACAGAGAGCAAACGGTTTGATAGAGAGGGCACTAGCAAAGTGTGAAACAATGATAAAGAGGGTGTAATATCAACATTGCTAGCCCCGGTGACGGGATAGCTAGTGCCATTGGCATTATATATACTCTGTCTCCTTGGAGTGGTGCAACATATAATATCGTCAAGATTGGGTGCCATGTGATCTGTTGCCCCGGGATCAACAATCCACCCCTCCCCGCCACCCCGAGAAGTCCCGACAAGTGCACACCCAATGTTACCTTCAGGAGTCGCATCAGAAGTATTTGTGGCATCTACTTGCGGCACCAAAGAGAGGGGAGAGGTCCTTGCAGCCAATGATGCCCGTCCTCGCCCCACGggattttctatctttttcttggTCTGCAACTCCTTCCACCAATCCCGATAACCGTGCAACTTAAAACATGTATCTTTAGTATGTCTAGAATTACCACAATGAGCGCAGCCTCTTGGGTGTCGTAGTTTAGCCTTCAAGCGATTGTTTGTCTCCCTCCCCCGCACGCAGCATTAGGAGGGACCATCCGGAGAGCTTTGAGCTCATTGTTGGCCCTAGGAAAGAGTGAGGCAACCTTCCTACCATGTGAAACCAGAGCTGCCGCGGTGCTAGGTGGTTCGGTTGTAGACAACATAATAGCTTGGCGTATATCCTCACGCCTCACCCTAGCATAGGCTTGCTCCACCGTCGGGAAGGGATGCATCTTAAAAACATCAGCCCCGACATTGTCAAGGCGATCATCAAGCCCATCAAGGAAGAGATATACACGGTCTTCTTGCACAAGAGTGTTATCTTGCTCaatatcacgaggacaagtcATGGGATTAGGCCGTCGAAACCTCCCGCCATAAACCCCGGAGATCATTGTAATACTTTTCAATCGAGCCGCTTGCCTGCTTCAATCGGGATAGACGTCACTTCGGATCATACACCTGGGAGAAATCGGTGCCAGCAAAGAACGTAGTAGCCACCGAATCCCATATTGCCTTCGCTGTTGGGAAACGAATAAAATTGCCAATCAATGCCGGGTCCATGGAATTGATGAGCCATCCTTTAATCGTATTGTCGTCAGTCTTCCACTTCCGAAAACTAGGGTCGGTTGGAAGCGATGGGGGAAGATCCCCATTGATGTATCCCAATTGGTCCTTTCCAGAGATATACATCTCCACAACTTGGGACCGGAGGCCATAATTACGATCGTCCAACTTGATTGCAATTGGTGGGGCGGAGTTTTCAGCATGAGAGGGTGAATCTTGACAATGAGTCAACATTTGTGTCAACTTGGAAGTCAAGGTTTTAAGGAGTGCATCAGTAGTTGATGTCCCTCCCGAAACCCGGTGCGAGACTACTGATTTCCCATTTGGAGAATTCGTAGCAACTCCCGCTGGAGCCGGAGGAATTATCTCGGTGGGTGGAATGTCATCATTCGCCATGAGTCTAGTAGTGAGTGCAATCGGCGCGGCAATTGCACCGCCCTGGCAAGAAATTCGGATCTTGATCGGAATGAACACAGAGTCCCTAGATCatgtgctctgataccatgttaacaCTCAAAAGTAAACAATTCAAGaatgaattctttttcttataTTATGTATCTCTACCTTCAAGATTATAAACGCACATATATACATACCGACATGAACCAACCTAAAATCTTCTACAAATCACAATCTCCTACAAATCGGgagatacatatatatatatatataaatacttTAAATAGAAAAACTCTCCTATTTAGGCCCTAATTGACAGCTCATATTAACATTCCGTTGGGTCTACGTGTTACGTATTATGTCTTTCAGATTTAAAGGTTACATGTAAGAATGAAGTTGGGGTTTGATTCCATTGTATGTGCTCTTGATGTTTGAGTCGTGGGGAATCGAAATCTTCCTGGATTCAATTGAGAAAAGAAGGTAAGAAGCGATGGAGTGAATTAAGAGTTGTAATCGTAGCATGCTACATTTCATACATTGATTAAATATTCTCTAGATTTAGGTCATGCTTCCTAATCTATCCCGGACCTACACTTGTCATAACCGGActgaacaaaaaattattgctctaaaaaaaataatatagtgttttttttttttggtaaggaaaaataCTAATATAGTGTTAATGAAATACCAAACCGTTAATTCCCATTCCATGGCTTAGGATGGGTGCTCACCAAATTGTTATTTTATGTGACATCTTTCTAATGGAGAAAAGGACACTATATGTGCCATAGTTTTTGTATGACGCTCATTTTAGTACAAAATGCTACTAAGATTGTGAATGTTCACTGGATCTCACGTCACTTATTACGAACCTCACACCGATGAttcattgtgtagtgaatgaacGAGCTAGGTTTTAAGTTTGTCATTACCCAACTAACTAGGACACAATGTCACGAATTCTTGGAGGCCATTTAATCTCGACAAAAGACCCATTTTCGTTATGTGTGGATGGTCAGATTTCATTGATTTAAAAGTATTTTATCAATGTTTTTCATAATgttattgagattttttttttctcggagCACGACTGTGGAAAATTGTTAGCTATGAATATGTTAGATATCCGTGACTTTCCAAGACTTGAACAAAAACGATCCAATTCAGTTTCTCCCCTTGAAATACCATTCCACTACTAGCTTAGGAAAGTACTCTCAACCATACCTTCTTACACTTCAGTTCGCTCTAAGAAACTAACTCTCTATCTAAAATCGTGATTTAAATCGACCACAGCGATGATGTCTCTTGAGTAATCTGAGcatattaaaattcaaaagcaCACTATAGAGaatgggaaacaaaaaaaagagctaaTCATATGGAATGTAGGACCAGGCATACCTGATCATATCTGGAAATCGAACAGCTTCAGCAATGAAACGAAATAATTAAGGAAGCAAAAGCGAGGTGGAAGACATTTTATACAAAGCGGATGAGCAATCGAAGCATGTGGTTGTTTCTTGTTACTCGTTAACAGGAGGGGTGCGGTACAAAGTCAGGAGCTAATTAATACACGAGCCTCGACCCAAGTAAGCCCACGTAGCGCTCGGTGATTGAATCGGACAAAACCATTTATTAGCCGACCATAGCGACAAGCGACAAGAACCGGAAATAATCGTCTACAAATGTCGAGAGCGGATAAAGCAAGCCAGCTTGCTTGATATGCGTTAAAGTATTCGCAAAGCTTATACGTGGGTTCATATACCTTTTATATGCACGGGATCTTCTTTCGgctttaacttttgaatcaaatTTTCCTACAATGATCACTAAAAATTCAGTATCAATCGTATTGCGTCTATGAATCACGATGGTTTGAGCATGCCACGATCAAACTAATTTGATTTAACCCATTACGGGTCGAtttggcctctctctctctctcttccgctgAGCTGCATATGTGCttattttcattattctttCTGTTTCATTCCCATGGGTCCTCACCAATTTGATTTTGACTCCTATGTCAATGCAACCAAAATGGCCTTTGTAAATGGGTAGAGGGTAATCCGTTTCGACTCGCAGCTCCATATAGAAAGAAGAGGAATCCAGACAACAATGGGAATAAACGATCGAAGGGACAAGAAAGAACAGCAAGAGAAGCACGTTGATATAGAGATTATTGCTAAAGAGAAGGGCCACGCAACAGACGAGCAAAGAGAGAGCTATAAAGGGCGATGTCACCGGAAGACAAAACTGGCGCACAGCATTCTCACGAGTAAACCGACCAAAGAGGAGGGCATCGATAGTTCTGTGATGAAATTGTTCCTTTTGGGCCACAGAATTAGATCTCGACAGCTAATTGAGAACTGCATTACGACACTTTGTACGGAAATGACAATAAATCGAACGTTATTACCACTTGTTACGACTTGGGATATGTTCCTGAGGGCCCATAAAAGTACCCACTTGTCGCAGACTCTCAATCAAATGTATAGGAGATGACGGTGAATCCTCTAATTTTGCGGGGGAAGTGCCCACATTATGGTTAGATGCCGAGAAATTTTACCATGGGATAAGATGTAAGTAGGTTCTCTTACCTCTAATTAGCAATCAAAAATGGAATTTTGATCTTATGACAATGATGCGTCAGCACTCAAATTATTCAGTAAAGGGAGAAGCAAGGAAGACGATGCGAACCAGTCCACATCGTGTTCATCTTGGCGTACAAAAGAGGGTACACTAAACATAAGCAAAGTGCTAGTCACGTTACAACATGCGTAGGTAAAGTGTCGCTGCTGGCTTGAACTACAATAAATCTACGAAAAGAATGGTCATCCCAGAACCTTTACATCTCGCAGCCCGTTGACTTCcgtcattttttttgttctcttttgatGCACTGACCTCTTTTATTCCTTAGTGGGCGGCcattatgtgtgtgtgtgtgtgtgtgagagagagagagagagagagagagtccatcAGAAAAGCTCATCAAATTCTACTAGTGGCtaacaaaagagaagaacatGAGAGGAGCACAGACATATGCAAGCCTTGCCAAGGAGTGTTCCAAGGGAGATATACATAACTGCCCGTGAAagacaggttttttttttcggttcctAAGTGGAGTCTCATAATAGATAAAGCAAAATCAGAAATGGCGTTAAGAAAAGAGTGGATAACACAATGATGATGATTGTAATTAGAGATCATGACATCAATAAAAGGGTACCCAATAGCACCAGATGCTCTGAGGACTGAGTTTTTGTTAGTCGAGACGAGGAATGGCCCACAACAAAAGCAGCTGCTTACCAGTAGAACGAACAAAGAACGAAAGGAGATACAGGCAGGTTGGAAAAGTTGTTACAATCTCTTTACACCTAGTCTCGATCACAATATTGAGCAGGCTTTTTGTGCtttgctcttctttttcttctgttttggtGGTTGAAGCACAACCCTTATGGCTGCGTCAAAGACGCCCTTCACATTCTGCACTCAAGATAAGACTTCATCCATTAAGAAGGCTGGCATCTTTAAAAGCACATGTAGTCGTAATGAAATATCTGGTTTAAAAATATCATATACCTGTTGGGTTTTCGAACTGCATTCAAGGTATGCAGGAGCTCCAATCAGCTTCCTTAATTCCTCTCCCTAGAAGAAGTAATAATAAGATAGGTAACAATAGAACTATTCATTTGGCTTAAAATGAATAATGAACAATAATCAGTACCTGCTGGGTCGTAATAGGCACTGAACCAGGATGGTCTATAAAGAACTGCTTATCATCTCGCAAATCTGGATCAATTATCATTAGTAGTCAGTACATTTAGATAGAGGAAGAAAGCAGATGTATGCATGTTTTACTGGACGGAGGGTATGTATAAAAGGAACCAAAAGAGTAAATGTATTCAAGTCAACTCCATCTTAAAGATCACTACAGTTGTAGAGATATCAgcgaacaaattaaaacttgcaaataatattggtaaaaaagaaatcaatcatGGGGAATTTATTGATAATTCTGAACGCTGCTTAAACTTGTTAACTGCAAACAGTGCTATGTAGTTTGACTATCAATAGTTGGCCATCACATCTTCTTCCAACTTGCAAATGGAGTAATACGACAAACATGTATAGGTTaacaccaaaaaaatcacaaaaaacatTATTGAGAAAAAGCAGGAAAGAAGCTAAATGCCAATTGAACAGAGAAATTACCCAGCTTGGTTCCCACGAGAATTATGGGCACACCAGGTGCATAATGCTTTAATTCTGGAATCCACTGGAAACAATAAGTGATAACAAAGATATCAGCATACAAAATCatgtagaaaagaaaaaaccaaaagctCCTTAAATACGATTAGGCTCTCCCACCTTCTTAGAAACATTTTCATAGCTGGCCTTGCTTATGAGAGAGAAAGCAAGTATGAAAACATCTGCTCCGCGGTAACTTAGAGGTCTTAATCTGTTATAATCCTCTTGTCCTGTTCAACAGaatgaaaaaaaccaaattacaTTAGAAAGCcaatcaattggcaaaatcgagaaaaaagaaagaagtaaaaattaCCAGCAGTATCCCACAATCCCAAATTGACAGTACTTCCATTAACCACCACATTTGCACTAAAATTGTCAAACACCGTTGGCACATAGTCCTGTTTCCATCATTTGGTAGTAAAATCATGAGAAAATGTCCAAATATTGAATAGAAAACCCCTTGAcatccaaccaatcaatcaaacacAAATTTCTAAAGCAGGCTTAACAGGGGAAACCAAACAATTTAATAAAATCATTTGCTGTATTAAACTCATAAGAAATGTAAGAAAAATGCATAAACACATTTACCAGAAATCACCTACGGGAATCATATATCGATACAATGAGAAAAATGGCAGCATAAATCCTGAGATCCACTAACACACTTAAATAATTGAGTCCCCAAAACTATCAGCTGTCGTATAAAGCACTATGGTTGTAGTCTAGCAGACAACAACAGCAGCATATTCTACAAACAGATAGTCAGCGGGGTATGCTGTGCACAATTGGGACAATATCTCCAATCTTTCGGTAGACATAGCAAAGAAAGAGCAATAATAACACGTTATAGCATTTCCTCATAATTTAGCAAGCCATAGAACAGAATGCATCAAATGTTATTTGCTGCATTTCCAAATTGAGCAGCACAAAGAAAATAAGAGCCATAGTATGTAACACCAGGACATCTATAACCCGTATCCGCATTCCAGGCAATGCTCTACAGATACAATGCTTAAGCCTCCAAGATCTGTTCTCAATTAGGTGATGAAAGAGAGACAAACATAAAAACATAGAAAAGCAAGActttccttcacaaatgttTTGCTCCGTGAACGGTAAAAATCTAACAAAAACCTCACAAGAACTCGCAACAAGTCAAAGCAGATCATCAGGAAAATCCTACACAAATCCAATCATTTCCACGACCGAGAAGCAATTTGCAAGAAAAGGCAAGTGCCAAAACCCACCGCAATCGCGGCCTGCGAAAGGCACACGGCAAAAGAAGGCTAGCAAGCACTCACCGTGGGGAAAGTGTTGCTGGTATAAGAAATCAACAAGCAAGTTTTACCAACGGCACCGTCGCCGACAGTGACGCACTTGATGAACCTCGATGCGCTCAttttcccctcctcctcctccaacacCTTCAGATCTTCCTCAAGCCGAAGACCTGATTAcaatgccgccgccgccgccgccgccgccgccgccgcctgctAGCCCCAGGGATTCAACCGCGCATCTGACACATCGCGAGCACAAATCCGGAGAACGCAAAGGCACCAGATCTCagaagaaagacaaaagaaacCTAGAAAGACCGAAACTCAAACcctaggggaaaaaaaaaaaagaaaggaaaaaccaGAAACGCGACGGGGAGCAGAATCGGGGACGAGAGAATGTGGCGGAGCGATACGGCGAGGGATCTAAGCAAGAAGCGATGGGAATGCGGATCGAGGCAGGGGATGCAGatcgagcaagagagagagagagaaagagagagtaccATTTCTGAAGCCGGAAATTAGTGCCGTTGAAGCGTTCCTGGAGCGAACCGATCTTCGCCAACGAAACCAaacctcctcttctttttaATGCCCAGATATCCAAAATTTCGCTATTTATCTTCGTGATTTTCCCCCCCGATCTATTTTGATTTATTCGATTTTGACCCTCGTTTTCTTAATTGGGGttcgaattttttgaatttgagctGTCCTTTCCTCTATTTCGATC is a window from the Rhodamnia argentea isolate NSW1041297 chromosome 8, ASM2092103v1, whole genome shotgun sequence genome containing:
- the LOC115744738 gene encoding rac-like GTP-binding protein ARAC1 produces the protein MSASRFIKCVTVGDGAVGKTCLLISYTSNTFPTDYVPTVFDNFSANVVVNGSTVNLGLWDTAGQEDYNRLRPLSYRGADVFILAFSLISKASYENVSKKWIPELKHYAPGVPIILVGTKLDLRDDKQFFIDHPGSVPITTQQGEELRKLIGAPAYLECSSKTQQNVKGVFDAAIRVVLQPPKQKKKKSKAQKACSIL